gcaacttcgacgaccaattgagctcaaattttcacaggtttgttattttatgcatatgtttagatacaccaagtgagaagactggtctttgacaattaccaatagtgtccactgtctttaagtatttttgaagaaacagcaattgccgtggtaacctgagcccaaattcatagagctgctaagcacaacttaCTTAatattaaatttcttccttaatacaaacaggattaccaaccaaatttccatttgttgcacattgcttgttgatggtattcaactgttgtttgcttgtcctgaaaatcacgtggaatttTGGTTTGGTATGTCTTTATTTTCGCTAAGGAATAAATTTCACGCTGAGTAAGCTTATAGCAGCTTAATGAAACTGTACCCTGTGCTtatgctgtggtgccctttgcactGCTCAATTAATATACGTATCTGCACGGAGATACCAAGTATAGTCACAAAGTGGTTCCTACGTCTGGTCGAAGTTACTCTAACCAAAACCGATAGGGCGCTCTTTGTCACGAGCTGCCATTTTGAGGTTTGTGTCTTGCCACTTAATTATTTTGTATCCGTGTTGATCTTTGTTTGGAATCGCCATCCACCCATTTTCTCCATAGTGAGAAGTTTCTTTAGTAACTGtggttctgtttttgttttataggcGAGGGTGCAATCTGTttcttttatattgttttaatatttagtaattattattattatatttaggTTTGCCTGACATATTATATCTTTATCTTCATTAAAGCAGCCTTCAGAAAAGCTCTCAAAATCCATTTATATTACTCTTAATCTTGTTGTGtttatcctttttttctttctatttttctttttgtgtaaagcattgtgtacattattttgtaagAGTGCTTTATAGTACATAATGTTTTAATGAATCGTTGGATACTTGCAATTCTTTTGCAGCTTTTCTGTAACAGATGAAATGGTGAAAGGGATCATCGAAGATCTGACAATAGATCAAGCAATAGAACAAAAGAGACTGTTCATTGTTAACTACAGTATTCTGAAAGATCTCCAAACAACAGACAATAGACTGGTATGACAATCAGGTTTTGTTTCTCAGTGTGTGACATCAAAAACAACATCACCGCTTCAAATATCTCATTATCTCATAAGGTTACAACCCAaagagtttttgccaaccaaagttggaaaactatgagaagtcataataataatgataataaccgGTTTTTGTGCTTtccacacccggagggcgtctcaaagcgtttccaacattattacctctggtcactaggccttaattcattccttaaaccatctcagctccctggtggggagtatgcagcctgtgcaacattaatatgcgctactcggctaaatcaatcacaagaaccacctctgccctcacaggtacccatttacccatgggtggagagaagcgattatagttaagtgtcttgctcagggacacaagtgtcacgaccgggattcgaacccacactctgccgaacagacacaccagagcttgagttcggtgctctcggccacgacaccaGATTGCCATAATGCAAAGCAGATTGCCATAGTTTGTAACCAAATGTTAACATAACGCTCAAAAAAACAACATCTAGTTATGGAATGTAATTGTAGTTACAGTTTACAGAAAGGTTGAATTTGGACACAACATTAAGGTTACACGGTCTGTACACCTGAGGCCCACCAGCACCACCAGTGCACCATAACCATCTTTCATTGATTTACAGGTCTGTGCACCAATGGCACTCTTCTTcgttgacaaaacaaaaacactcatGCCAGTTGCAATTCAGCTTCATCAGGACCCAGCCAATAATAATcctgtaagttaaaaaaaacatctgcaTAAAAAAACGTCAAAAAGACAATTGGACAATTGTGAAATCATTTACACAAACATAACCATTCTTATATTGCGTATAAAGATTATCACCGCAAGGTCCCTATATACGCTGTCACTATTTTTCTACCAAGTTATGATTGGGAGCTACGTGTTATTAAAGTATGAGACCACTTCCTttacaaagcaccatgtaatggtttacaatgtcCTGCTAGGTGCTGTTCCAGTGTCATGACATTCGAATTATCCTGCTAAGTGctgacaacacaaaacaaaagatgcgaaacacatttgaaaattacttgttgAAAGCATAATCCCTCAAATTATATACGTGTTTTACTTCCCAGGTATTTCTACCTACGGATCCTGAATACACATGGATTCTGGCCAAGATGTGGTTTAACAATGCGGATGGGGCATACCACGAAACCGTTTCTCATCTTGGGTTTACTCATCTCTTGGTAGAATCCATTGCAGTTGCTGCTAACCGATGTATTTCACCTTCACATCCAATCTTCAAACTCCTGGCTCCACATTTCCTTTACGTAATGGCTATAAATAGGTAACTTCTAAAGGATTTGAAGTGCAGTGACACAACGGGAACctctttcttattttattttgtgtggtcCCAAAAAGAGCCCGCCCAATATTAAACACTATttcatggtgtcaccgcaaacatATTCTTTCTTGACAAACCATCAAGCAAATTAAAGGCATCCCTTATAatagaacaaacaaaatggagttATAGAGCTTTGCTAATATCAGGAAGTGGTATTAACTTATACAAGTCTTCTGattataaataagaaaataatattatatattgTAAACTGCCAACCAAAAGGATCTGTGGTATAAATGCATTAAATAGTAAATTCGACCATAATGGCAGATGATGATGACTCAACAAgctaatgacaacacaacacaacacagtTGAATAGAtaacataaacataaatattatGGCATAATTTTGACTAATACAACACAGTACTTTGGTGCATAAAGACAAACAAGATGCATGTGATCCAGGATTTTGTGTTGTACGGTAATTTTAATTCACATTTTTTATGAACATATTCATGTTGAGTACATTCAAGCTTAGAGATAGCGTAATCAtagttgtgacgtcacattCTTTTTAGTCTGGCTCTTGTAACTCTGATCAACCCTGGTGGAGTAGTGGACGAGATTATAAACATCGGTTATAAAGGATTTTTGGATCTAATCGGGAAAGTGTTTCCAACATGGCGTCTCAACGTAGAGGGGTCCCTTCCTGCTGATCTGCGCAATCGCGGTGTGAATGACCCGGATGTATTGCCAAATTATTACTACAGAGATGACGCCATTTTGCTGTATGAGGCCATCAAGGAATACGTGGAGTATGTGGTCAGCAAGCGATATTGTGAGTCATGAGATACTATtctctacaaaaaaaataataatcttataatttgttttaaaagagcaattttacaatttcacctttggtaagacatctgctctagaaatgcaaaggtcgtgggttcgaatccctccggGGATAAATATGCCTTTGGTTATCTTCCCAGAACCCGGGTACTGTTtagagtgcttacacacataggtgtataatataggtaaaaccaaattaacaTAATTCTTTATCCCCAGTGCAAGTttaattaacatctattacatttCACATAACGTGAAATATTGCAACAGAAAAACCTGAAGACACGAACTCTTCGAGACCAAGATTAAGATTAAGGTCAAGAtctttatctttttgttttaacagaTTCAGCTGAGCTGTTAGCTGGTGACAATGAGATCCAGGAGTTTGCAGAAACTCTAGTGAGATCGACGGATGATGGAGGATGTGGTATACAGGTAGGTCAAGTAGCGGGAACTTTGAGAGTAAACCAAAGATAGCACGGAATGTGAAGATTACAGTTTGAAAAAGTCCAACTTTATCAAGActgttttttacaaaaatatagaTTCAAACAAGCGAGTCTTGAAAAGTTAATTGAATATCAGAACAGAGTTCTTGAATAATATGAACTGGTCTGGTAAGTCGCTCCAAAATGAAGGTGTAAAGTTGAAGACTATCGTGAccatatattattttgtaccaTTCACTATATAAACATATGGGAatatccaatatccaatatcgatgtacaaggtagacactcactgtacaaacctattgTGGAATGTTAGATATCCAATATCAAACCATGGCCAAACAAACTTAATACTGTCATTACTTTGCGCCATTTAAAGAGTGAATGATTTGGTTTAATTTCTGACTTTTAAAGGGTGTGACTGGAGATGGCCAGTTTAAAACAAACGAGGAACTCATCGATGTGTTGACTTCGATAATTTTCACGTCAAGTGTAACGCACGCAGCGGTTAACTTCAACCAGTACGACGAGTATGGCTTCCCACCAAATGCTCCACTGTGGCTAAATGGAGCGCCACCAAGCGACAAGGTAGGAACACTAGCTTGAAGAGTTTAAAAATCCTGATATCGTTTGTAGAGTCGACAGACACCAACATCCTCCTGAAAACGAGCACAGTATAGTGTTCGAAATGTcgagaccacactggctctgTTCAGAGCCAACGCttccacaaaagagatttacacacggtTTTACCGGCAAGtttatagtttatttttttaagtttcttcCTATTATCCACACCATCGAACAATACTTTGACACCAATCCAACAGGGTCGCCAATCGagacaataaataattttgtgaaaatttttgtCTTATCTTATCCCAGACTCCATTGACCGAGCAAGACATTCTAGAAAGTTTACCGAACAAAAAGCGCACCTTAGACATCATGTCCTTCACACTGCTCCTTAGTGACAGAGCAACTCAGCGTCTTGGGAACTTTGAGAAGTTGTACCAGACGGATCCTGTGGGAAAGGAAGCAGTAGAAAGGTATCACTCTGAACTTAATACACTTAATAAAACCAAACCATTAAATATCTACCTAAAACTAACCTTTGAACAGTTCAATTCCTagaagcgtttttgagatactgccaaaaatctggagcggttttgTCCACGCAGAAATAAGTATATTTTgcaattggaaaacaaaatctgagcATCGTTATCTCAGATAAAAATTGTGGGAAATAAAATGCAAGATCTTTTGCCATAACCGAAGTACTGCTTTGaggtgaaatatttctcaaaatccaTTTATAGTATCGTATGAGCTGCTGTACGTCTTACCAATTAAGTTGTTTTTTGCCTTTAATCTTCCGAGCCaataccaaatgtatacagacccttCAAAGAATGGTTTTATTGTAATCCATCTTTATTTCTCTGCACAGATTCCGAGATAAATTGTATGCTACCGGAGATACCATCCGATCACGTGACGAAAAGAGAGACATCCACTATCCGTGTCTGGATCCCCGAGAGGTTCCCAACGCTATTAGCATCTAGAGCACAAGGTCTATGCATATGACGTAATTTgagaagggcgccctcacctagaggctAAAAGGACGTTGTTCATTGGCCAGTCcagtgcgccgcgcgtacaaatttGTGCGTTTGCCAAATTGATCTCTGAGAGATCAATACTTTACCATTGTTTCGGTTTACCTCCAAGATGGCGACTGAATGACGGCAATGTATAAGGTCCATTCTCGGAACCTTAACCGTGTGCAGCCACTGTGTGCCAATACTGGTGCCAAACCCATTTTCTCAAATTGGCGTCAGTGATAAATAGCTTcagtttctgtctgaaattagTGTTTTAAAACACTGGGAATAACTGTCTAGTGTCAGGAAATGACAAATTAAATGACCTGTTTTGTATATAAACTATCTATTATCTATGACGATTCTTAATTGATGACATTATTATGTCATTTGAATAGATTGAAGCAGACTGGCAAATTCAGATACTAtacatctttaatttgttaacCACTAAAAACTGTGCCTCATGAATGCGTGAACTCACAACTGTTTATGTAAAGCAAAGGCTTGAAGGTCGTGGATTTTATGAatttttgaagacaaaaaaaaatggttcaaaATACCCTTGGGTTGTTGACTTTAAATCAGGAGCATTTTAAATCCACTAAAAATGACAACGGTTTTCGGTCCCGCTTTTCAAGATGGAGTCTTGCCATTTTACTTAACTACTTGTTCAGAGGATTTTGGATAACGTAGCTCATAAAAACTGATGGACAAAATTGATTTGATACatttggtttaaagacagtggacactattggtaattgtcaaagaccagtcttctcactaggtgtatctcaacatatgcataaaaaaataaaaaaacttgtgaaaattcgagctcaatctgtcgtcgaagttgcaagtaaataatgaaagaaaaaaacacccttgtcacacgaagttgtgtgcgttaagatggtcgatttcgagacctcaaattctaaacttgaggtctcgaaatcaaattcgtggaaaactacttctttctcgaaaactatgccacttcagagggagccgtttctcacaatgttttataccatcaacctctccccattactcgtcaccaagtaaggttttatgctaattatttttttgagtaattaccaatagtgtccactgcctttaaagaggttgaaacttttaatatgtttttgagtatttgtaaataattaacgTTTAGCATTGGTTGTTATGCGCGGATCGGAGGAGCCTCATGAGTACAATGTATAAGCCCCGCAACTTGCTGAAGGTCAAAGATGTAAAAACACTGGGCAATattagtattggtaattactcagaatgttagcataacaacttacttggtaactagcaatgaagagctgttggtagtacaacacattgtgaggattgcccctgtgaagtaacgaagatttttttaaagaggtaatttctttcctacaacttcgatgaccaattgagtcaacattttcacagattaaatttattataatatataCATTACGTATACATAAGTgagggtctttgacaattactaattgtgtccagtgcctttaaagtgagaGTATACGTCTggaattactccaaaaattaaaaccttaaaatcgtatggtaagaagcactgcagctgttgttaATCTTTGACAACTTCACAAGAGaatttttgtaatatttcatatatgtttttgtttccaaTAGACCTTGCCATCGTTGATAAACAAACTGCGCTGGTTGGCATGGCTGGTTCGAATGTTAGAAAAAACATTCAATGCGTTTAACAGATGATgtgacaaaattcaacatttccgcaaactttcaattaacaACAAATATCTCATGATTGGTTGCATTGTTTTCATTAAATTCAAGatattttttgtaatatttgtgtaacatttgtTGTTACAATCTGATTTTGCTTTGGTATTCACTGCTTCCAATGGCTTTCcaagaaacaggttaccagtcagGGTTACGTTAAGTTAGCCCTGaacgcgtacgcaaagcacgcacaacattgtcaaaacaaccccAGGGCATTCAAAGCCGatgccatggtttcgaaaaggtaATATCAGAGCTGATACATGAATACGGCTCTGGGCGATAATAGTGAGTGTGCCCTCTATCATTCAATCTCCACTCCATGTCCAAAATAAGCCTACGGTATAACAACAACCTTGAGGCATTGTGCCATAGTACTATATGAACTCGTTACCGTATAAAAGAAACCGCTCTTCATAGAAAACTACTTTACAAAAGATTTGTAATTATTCATAAGCTTAACCTTGATCTCAACTCATGGCAACACGAAGTAAACACTCTCTGTGTCACCATGGGGGAAATAATACATAACCAAGGTGTCACTAATACATATTTTTTAGTAGTGTACCTGAAAGACCGAGTACCAGTTAGATTTATACAGATGTTAGGTTCTTGTGGGTGAGTAAACTGGTTAATTTGCTAATTGCTAGTTATTACACAAATAATTAAGTATAACGATTTTCTTGAATTGTACATAAAACCTGCATTTTgctgcaattattttttaacgTGGCTTAATTTGATATGTGTtcgtaaaatttgtttttcatttactagattttttttatataatgttattttacataaaacCATAATTTTGGTTGCCTTTATTTTAATTGTAGCTTAGTGTGATTTGTGTTCGTACAAAACGGTTAAATTAACTAAAACGTTATTATAATGTTTGTACATTGCTCCGACTTGTACAACATTATCCCCTGattgccgcttcccaggttgtatcgttacttaggtgtgatccctggctacacgactTCTTACTGTGGCACTAAatcaccggcacgttaatccggaggtcgttggttcgaatcccactctagccaatatttctttgttcaacccccaaaatcatttaaaaattacccagtcagtttcccttgtgtggTTTATATCATGAGAAAGAAacctttatgtttatattaaataaaaaaaatgtgttgttttgaaAGAGAAATATATAACCTATACGATGCTGAGCGACTTCGTTAtttaacaaaacacaatttctaaAACTGGGGAAAACGTCTACCGCAATTTGccgcatttattttttaatgcagCTCAGTGTGGTTTGTGTGTTTCGTGAAATATTTTATGGTTAAATTTAATTAGAACTTTTAGTATAACGGTGTACATAAAATAAGCATTTTCCTgcacttatttttgttttaatgcggGTTAGTTTGATTTGTGGGTCgtaaaatttgtttcaaatttactAAAAACTTGTTATACAATGTTATTGTACATAAAACCCAAATTTTGCTGctgcatttatttttaatgtagCTTTGTAGTGCGATTTGTGTTCGCACAAAACGGTTTCATTTAATAAAAACTATCATTTCTGAAAATGGATGGAATTTAATGACTTTAATCACAAATTTTCCTCAACATAACTGCTCTTATACTTATTTACATTCCTACTT
This DNA window, taken from Asterias rubens chromosome 15, eAstRub1.3, whole genome shotgun sequence, encodes the following:
- the LOC117299969 gene encoding allene oxide synthase-lipoxygenase protein-like, yielding MGSGCGKSMVLPDGYTISVKTGDHQGSGIDADVYMTLGKFNGDRSKEVQLACRWNDDFEKGSEDHYNIQNPGIKEEISLVMIRLDEGPLVQRWFVETIKIKYQDLPEDRSSIFPIHRWIKDGEKLMVVKNDSTLPQEDPHKKQRLDELARKKDIYQLEKKFDGQLAIPQIKKLPAEEEFSNSYKFDVIIKRGAIYALESIAIHLTTDRWTSLDDIINVYNETLPIPYGVQNWRSDQRFSAQRLMGCNPAQIRLCTEIPSNFSVTDEMVKGIIEDLTIDQAIEQKRLFIVNYSILKDLQTTDNRLVCAPMALFFVDKTKTLMPVAIQLHQDPANNNPVFLPTDPEYTWILAKMWFNNADGAYHETVSHLGFTHLLVESIAVAANRCISPSHPIFKLLAPHFLYVMAINSLALVTLINPGGVVDEIINIGYKGFLDLIGKVFPTWRLNVEGSLPADLRNRGVNDPDVLPNYYYRDDAILLYEAIKEYVEYVVSKRYYSAELLAGDNEIQEFAETLVRSTDDGGCGIQGVTGDGQFKTNEELIDVLTSIIFTSSVTHAAVNFNQYDEYGFPPNAPLWLNGAPPSDKTPLTEQDILESLPNKKRTLDIMSFTLLLSDRATQRLGNFEKLYQTDPVGKEAVERFRDKLYATGDTIRSRDEKRDIHYPCLDPREVPNAISI